The following are encoded in a window of Candidatus Manganitrophaceae bacterium genomic DNA:
- a CDS encoding NADH-quinone oxidoreductase subunit N, whose protein sequence is METPLPDIQIIAILPEIILSLVALALFVAVPFVPAEKKEVLGYFSIGGLLLSGFSLVFLWGKEISTFNGMIAIDSFAIFFKVIFISVSILVIMMSFRYVEIQRINLGEYYGLILFATIGMMLLPSATDLLSFYLSLELMSMSLYVLTAFMRKDPKSIEAGIKYFLTGVFASGVILYGIAFLYGLTGTTNLAGIHEQLAAQDLSSSPILIMAIILMVTGFGFKIAAVPFHMWAPDVYEGSPTPITAFLSAGSKAAAFSVMLRVFIMGLEGSHSSWWQILWLVSVLTMTLGNVVAMVQTNIKRLLAYSSISHAGYILIGLVAGNQVGLTAILIYLVGYVFMTLGAFTMLILICRKGVRGDQISDFRGLARTHPVVAATFILFALSLIGIPPTAGFVGKLYLFNAAIQGGFYWLTIIAVLNSAISLYYYFNVVKVMYMEEPLDEMPLSFSPALKVALSIMAFITLFLGLYPEPIIRGAISSVKIFL, encoded by the coding sequence ATGGAGACGCCATTGCCCGATATTCAAATTATCGCGATTCTTCCCGAAATAATCCTATCTCTTGTGGCCTTAGCCCTTTTTGTCGCGGTTCCCTTTGTCCCTGCGGAGAAAAAAGAAGTTCTGGGCTACTTTTCCATCGGGGGTCTGCTTCTTTCCGGTTTCTCGCTTGTTTTCCTCTGGGGCAAGGAGATCTCAACGTTCAATGGAATGATTGCAATCGATTCTTTTGCCATTTTCTTCAAGGTGATATTTATTTCTGTTTCTATACTTGTCATCATGATGTCCTTTCGTTATGTTGAGATCCAAAGGATCAATCTGGGGGAGTACTACGGTTTGATCCTTTTTGCAACGATTGGGATGATGTTGCTCCCTTCAGCCACAGACCTGCTCTCTTTTTACCTTTCACTCGAACTGATGTCGATGTCTCTCTATGTTCTGACGGCATTCATGAGAAAAGATCCGAAATCAATTGAGGCGGGGATTAAATATTTTCTGACCGGGGTATTTGCCTCCGGTGTTATTTTATACGGAATTGCGTTTCTTTACGGTTTGACGGGCACCACAAACCTGGCGGGGATTCATGAACAGCTTGCGGCGCAGGATCTGTCTTCCTCCCCGATATTGATCATGGCCATCATCCTGATGGTGACCGGTTTTGGGTTCAAGATCGCGGCCGTTCCCTTTCATATGTGGGCGCCTGATGTGTATGAAGGTTCACCCACACCGATTACGGCTTTCCTTTCTGCCGGTTCGAAGGCCGCTGCATTTTCTGTGATGCTGCGCGTTTTTATCATGGGCCTGGAAGGGAGTCATTCCAGTTGGTGGCAGATTCTCTGGTTGGTTTCCGTTCTGACGATGACCCTTGGGAATGTTGTCGCGATGGTCCAGACCAACATTAAAAGGCTGCTGGCCTATTCCTCAATCTCACACGCGGGTTATATTCTGATCGGTTTGGTTGCAGGCAATCAAGTGGGATTGACCGCCATCCTGATCTATCTCGTCGGCTATGTTTTCATGACCTTGGGTGCTTTCACCATGCTGATCCTCATCTGCCGGAAGGGAGTGCGGGGAGATCAGATCAGCGATTTTAGAGGGTTGGCTCGAACACACCCGGTCGTGGCGGCGACATTTATTCTCTTTGCCCTCTCCCTGATCGGGATTCCGCCGACCGCTGGTTTTGTGGGGAAACTCTACTTGTTCAACGCTGCGATCCAGGGGGGCTTCTATTGGTTGACTATTATTGCCGTTCTCAATAGCGCCATATCTCTTTATTACTATTTCAACGTGGTCAAGGTGATGTATATGGAGGAGCCACTGGATGAGATGCCCCTTTCATTTTCGCCCGCCCTGAAGGTGGCGCTCTCGATCATGGCCTTTATCACCCTCTTCCTCGGCCTCTACCCCGAGCCGATCATTCGCGGAGCGATCTCTTCGGTAAAGATTTTTCTGTGA